One genomic region from Pogoniulus pusillus isolate bPogPus1 chromosome 40, bPogPus1.pri, whole genome shotgun sequence encodes:
- the LOC135191975 gene encoding feather keratin Cos1-1/Cos1-3/Cos2-1-like: protein MSCCKPCEPCCQPCGPTPLANSCNEPCCRQCQSSTVVIEPSPVVVTLPGPILSSFPQNTVVGSSTSAAVGSILSCDGVPISSGGFDLSCITNRYCCRPC from the coding sequence atgtcctgctgcaagccctgtgagccctgctgccagccctgtggcCCAACCCCACTGGCCAACAGCTGCAATgagccctgctgcagacagTGCCAGAGCTCCACTGTTGTCATTGAGCCCTCCCCTGTGGTGGTGACCCTGCCCGgacccatcctcagctccttcccacagaacactgttgtgggctcctccacctctgctgctgttggcagcatcctcagctgTGATGGAGTGCCCATCAGCTCTGGGGGCTTTGACCTCTCCTGCATTACCAACCGCTACTGCTGCAGACCCTGCTAG
- the LOC135191814 gene encoding feather keratin Cos1-1/Cos1-3/Cos2-1-like, translating to MSCCKPCEPCCQPCGPTPLASSCNESCCVRCQDSTVVIEPSPVVVTLPGPILSSFPQNTVVGSSTSAAVGSILSCDGVPINSGGFDLSCITNRYCCRPC from the coding sequence ATGTCCTGCTGCAAGCCCTgtgagccctgctgccagccctgtggcCCAACCCCACTGGCCAGCAGCTGCAATGAGTCCTGCTGCGTAAGGTGCCAGGACTCCACCGTTGTCATTGAGCCCTCTCCTGTGGTGGTGACCCTGCCTGgacccatcctcagctccttcccacagaacaccgttgtgggctcctccacctctgctgctgttggcagcatcctcagctgTGACGGAGTGCCCATCAACTCCGGGGGCTTTGACCTCTCCTGCATTACCAACCGCTACTGCTGCAGGCCCTGCTAG